Proteins from a genomic interval of Salinarchaeum sp. Harcht-Bsk1:
- a CDS encoding MATE family efflux transporter, which produces MPGDPRRNLTEGSLARPLFHLAWPIVTIQLLQVTYNLADTVFLGWYDPTAVAAISLGFPILFLLLSVAGGFTTAAAILVAQYTGAEGSEDAGRIAGQAIAFVGLLSIGLGILGVLVTDPLLGALPADPDTGAEVLPLMSDYLTIVFLGTPFIFGFYVFTALMRGYGDTHTPMRIMAISVAINVVLDPIVIFGLGPAPELGIEGAAMASVFSRSLATVAGMYVLFRTNRGPDIALGDLRLELPTVREIVRIGTPTALEQSMVAVAMVLLTALVALFAPPVAAAYGVVNRLVSLVVLPAIGVGQATETVVGQNLGAEKPDRAERAVWLGSAVVGGTMLVVAIVAAAFPEPIVAAILGADSEHTAESIRLGSQYLRIRSIEFVFMGVLQVVLGGFRGAGNTKHALAVALLILWVARLPATYGLAIVLDWGSLGIWIGMSVGDVVGALVAVPWFMRGTWRESVVDAGLTDSPVAIDQ; this is translated from the coding sequence GTGCCCGGAGACCCACGACGGAACCTGACCGAGGGCAGCCTCGCGCGGCCGCTGTTCCACCTCGCGTGGCCGATCGTCACGATCCAGCTCCTCCAGGTCACCTACAACCTCGCGGACACGGTGTTCCTGGGGTGGTACGATCCGACGGCGGTCGCCGCGATCAGCCTCGGGTTCCCGATTCTCTTCCTCCTGCTCTCCGTCGCGGGCGGCTTCACGACCGCCGCGGCGATCCTCGTGGCGCAGTACACCGGCGCCGAAGGGAGCGAGGACGCTGGCCGAATCGCCGGCCAGGCGATCGCGTTCGTCGGCCTCCTCTCGATCGGGCTGGGGATCCTCGGCGTGCTGGTAACCGACCCGCTGCTCGGTGCCCTCCCGGCGGACCCGGACACCGGCGCGGAGGTGCTGCCGCTGATGAGCGACTACCTGACGATCGTCTTCCTCGGCACGCCGTTCATCTTCGGTTTCTACGTCTTCACCGCCCTGATGCGGGGCTACGGGGACACCCACACGCCGATGCGGATCATGGCGATCAGCGTCGCGATCAACGTCGTCCTCGACCCGATCGTGATCTTCGGCCTGGGGCCCGCACCGGAACTCGGCATCGAGGGCGCGGCGATGGCGTCGGTGTTCTCCCGGAGCCTCGCGACGGTCGCCGGGATGTACGTCCTCTTCCGGACGAATCGCGGCCCGGACATCGCGCTCGGGGACCTCCGACTCGAACTCCCGACCGTCCGCGAAATCGTCCGCATCGGGACGCCGACCGCGCTCGAGCAGTCGATGGTGGCAGTCGCCATGGTGCTCCTGACTGCGCTGGTCGCGCTGTTCGCACCGCCCGTCGCGGCCGCCTACGGCGTCGTCAATCGGCTCGTCTCGCTGGTCGTCCTCCCGGCGATCGGCGTCGGGCAGGCGACCGAGACCGTCGTCGGGCAGAACCTCGGCGCGGAGAAACCAGATCGAGCGGAGCGGGCAGTCTGGCTCGGGTCGGCGGTCGTCGGCGGGACGATGCTCGTCGTCGCCATCGTCGCGGCGGCGTTCCCCGAACCCATCGTCGCCGCCATCCTCGGTGCCGACTCCGAGCACACCGCCGAGTCGATCCGCCTCGGCAGTCAGTACCTCCGGATCCGCTCGATCGAGTTCGTGTTCATGGGCGTCCTGCAGGTCGTCCTCGGTGGATTCCGCGGTGCGGGCAACACCAAGCACGCCCTCGCGGTCGCACTCCTGATCCTGTGGGTCGCTCGCCTCCCCGCGACCTACGGGCTCGCGATCGTCCTCGACTGGGGATCGCTCGGCATCTGGATCGGCATGTCGGTCGGCGACGTCGTCGGTGCTCTCGTCGCAGTTCCCTGGTTCATGCGGGGCACCTGGCGGGAGTCGGTCGTCGACGCTGGTCTCACGGACTCCCCCGTGGCAATCGACCAGTGA
- a CDS encoding DUF7001 family protein, producing the protein MVDRVSLYAAPTTVAEVEPIAEWLDSRIDADVAVRDRFLDVHRTEDLPERFAEARVADPHDPATGNTMLGIVRYEERALEDPEREGGVLYDGTQVQSALNAAVPAAESGLEHAHVALLDRAIGTWGDHDGRWHKRVAVLGQPAIVSVPGLYEAPAKPEAYYKEKQRHALLSGDSPPREVLENQVEGDFLIEDDPRTTEALCGYVLAAFHLLDTGEAFCDAEGCRLFDAHYQADLVDAQLREPEFCDAHAERYGR; encoded by the coding sequence ATGGTCGATCGCGTGTCGCTGTACGCTGCGCCGACGACGGTCGCTGAAGTCGAGCCGATCGCAGAGTGGCTAGACTCGCGCATCGACGCCGACGTCGCGGTCCGCGATCGGTTCCTCGACGTGCACCGTACCGAGGACCTCCCCGAGCGCTTCGCCGAGGCGAGAGTCGCCGATCCCCACGACCCCGCCACCGGGAACACGATGCTCGGAATCGTGCGCTACGAGGAACGCGCACTCGAGGACCCCGAACGCGAGGGCGGCGTACTCTACGATGGCACCCAGGTCCAGTCGGCGCTCAACGCCGCGGTGCCAGCGGCGGAATCCGGACTCGAACACGCCCACGTCGCACTCCTCGATCGTGCGATCGGCACCTGGGGCGATCACGACGGCCGCTGGCACAAGCGCGTCGCCGTGCTCGGCCAGCCGGCGATCGTCTCCGTACCGGGCCTCTACGAGGCGCCCGCCAAGCCAGAGGCCTACTACAAGGAAAAGCAGCGGCACGCGCTGCTCTCTGGTGATTCGCCGCCCCGGGAAGTGCTCGAGAACCAGGTCGAGGGCGACTTCCTGATCGAGGACGACCCACGGACGACCGAGGCGCTGTGTGGGTACGTCCTTGCAGCGTTCCACCTCCTCGATACCGGCGAGGCTTTCTGCGACGCCGAGGGTTGCCGACTGTTCGACGCCCATTATCAGGCCGATCTGGTCGATGCGCAACTTCGGGAGCCCGAGTTCTGCGATGCGCACGCCGAACGCTACGGCCGGTAG
- a CDS encoding thioesterase family protein, whose translation MAITTEIDVRYRDLDILAHVNNAVIATYVEEARLEYLDRVFDVGFEDYTFVIAHIEIDFERPIETDGSVTVTAEVPELGTSSVPMRYEIVADGERSATAETTLVFLDQAGESTVQIPDDVRARIEAHEGL comes from the coding sequence ATGGCCATCACGACGGAAATCGACGTTCGCTACCGTGACCTCGACATCCTCGCCCACGTCAACAACGCCGTGATCGCGACCTACGTCGAGGAGGCACGCCTGGAGTATCTCGATCGGGTGTTCGACGTCGGGTTCGAGGACTACACGTTCGTCATCGCACACATCGAGATCGACTTCGAGCGCCCGATCGAGACGGACGGGTCGGTCACGGTGACCGCCGAGGTGCCGGAACTCGGGACGAGCAGCGTGCCGATGCGCTACGAGATCGTCGCCGACGGCGAACGATCTGCGACGGCGGAGACCACGCTCGTGTTTCTCGACCAGGCAGGGGAGTCCACCGTGCAGATCCCCGACGACGTTCGGGCGCGCATCGAAGCACACGAGGGGCTGTAG
- a CDS encoding class I SAM-dependent methyltransferase → MSDTGGQSRRASSGSPSRSAARFHGSDQQRLAQDADDATRFYDRWASLYDLLATYAPFVGRLRRRAIDALCLERGDTVLEIGCGTGANLQLLAREVGPRGTVIGVDRSRGVLERARRNARGYPQVEVLRADGTQLPLAAPGSETGPEDPGLDGVLATFVVGMLEEPAASVDQWIDHLGPDGHVALLHLRRSEHAFAPLANSALSVATILSTPPTTKLRYERDLSHALDARVRAAGDVVHERTDPTLTESHLFDLVELTAGRRR, encoded by the coding sequence ATGAGCGACACGGGCGGTCAGAGCCGTCGTGCCTCTTCTGGGTCGCCCTCGAGGTCTGCCGCCCGATTCCACGGCTCCGATCAGCAGCGTCTCGCGCAGGATGCCGACGACGCGACACGGTTCTACGACCGCTGGGCGAGTCTGTACGATCTGCTCGCGACGTACGCGCCGTTCGTCGGCCGGCTCCGCCGTCGCGCGATCGACGCGCTCTGCCTCGAACGTGGCGACACCGTCCTCGAGATCGGCTGTGGCACCGGTGCGAACCTCCAGCTGCTCGCTCGCGAGGTCGGTCCCCGCGGGACCGTGATCGGGGTCGACCGCTCGCGCGGCGTGCTCGAACGGGCCAGGCGGAACGCGCGGGGGTACCCCCAGGTCGAGGTGCTCCGGGCCGACGGAACGCAACTGCCGCTCGCCGCGCCCGGGTCCGAGACCGGACCGGAGGACCCCGGACTCGACGGCGTGCTCGCGACCTTCGTGGTCGGGATGCTCGAGGAGCCAGCTGCGTCGGTCGACCAGTGGATCGACCACCTCGGGCCCGACGGTCACGTCGCCCTGCTTCACCTCCGGCGGAGTGAGCACGCCTTCGCGCCGCTCGCGAACTCGGCACTGTCCGTGGCGACGATACTCTCGACCCCTCCGACGACGAAGCTTCGCTACGAGCGCGACCTGTCACACGCGCTGGACGCTCGCGTGCGAGCGGCCGGGGACGTCGTCCACGAACGGACCGACCCGACGCTCACTGAGTCACACCTGTTCGATCTCGTCGAGCTTACGGCCGGCCGACGGCGCTGA
- a CDS encoding thiamine-phosphate synthase family protein, producing the protein MRFVEEIVVDDFLPTVRAMLAERLLEAGRTQREVAELLGISQSAVSKYAGGGVERTERIESDQRVRETVDELADGLASGEITRVQALIELEVLIRELEDGDLLAAMHEAVVPELSEHGGAFRVHDPDSELRTSERTLASLRRGLRTLESTSGFAGLLPNVGSNLVACVPGATTIDDVAAVPGRIVDVKGRATGSGDPEFGVSEHVAGVLLAAREAGSDARAAINVRYDPEIVATLESLGHETIEFPAEEPTDEAVGEVVASNPDATVAYQTGGFGVEPNVYVLGPDPESLAQTIREVCRA; encoded by the coding sequence ATGCGATTCGTCGAAGAGATCGTCGTCGACGACTTCCTTCCCACCGTCCGGGCGATGCTCGCCGAACGGCTCCTCGAGGCCGGGCGAACCCAGCGTGAAGTCGCCGAACTCCTCGGAATCTCCCAGAGCGCCGTCTCGAAGTACGCCGGCGGCGGGGTGGAACGCACCGAACGGATCGAGTCGGACCAGCGCGTCCGCGAGACGGTCGACGAACTCGCCGACGGACTCGCGAGCGGCGAGATCACCCGCGTCCAGGCGCTGATCGAACTCGAGGTCCTGATCCGCGAACTCGAGGACGGCGACCTGCTCGCGGCGATGCACGAGGCGGTCGTCCCGGAACTCTCCGAGCACGGGGGCGCTTTCCGCGTCCACGACCCCGACAGCGAACTCCGCACGAGCGAGCGCACGCTCGCCTCGCTCCGACGCGGCCTCCGCACCCTCGAATCGACGTCGGGCTTCGCTGGCCTCCTGCCGAACGTCGGCTCGAACCTCGTGGCCTGCGTCCCGGGTGCGACGACCATCGACGACGTCGCCGCGGTGCCGGGGCGGATCGTCGACGTCAAGGGCAGAGCGACGGGCTCCGGGGATCCGGAGTTCGGCGTCAGCGAGCACGTCGCGGGCGTCCTCCTCGCCGCCAGGGAAGCTGGCAGCGACGCCCGCGCGGCGATCAACGTTCGGTACGACCCCGAGATCGTGGCGACGCTGGAGTCCCTCGGCCACGAGACCATCGAGTTCCCCGCTGAAGAGCCCACCGACGAGGCCGTCGGCGAGGTCGTTGCGTCGAACCCCGACGCGACCGTCGCCTACCAGACCGGCGGGTTCGGCGTCGAACCGAACGTCTACGTGCTCGGACCGGACCCGGAATCGCTCGCGCAGACGATCCGAGAGGTCTGCCGAGCATGA
- a CDS encoding lipase maturation factor family protein, with product MFAGPEDYWLVRFLLQRGLALLYLLAFLVAATQFRPLAGEDGILPLDRYVEHAEFAERPSLFYYVPSDRAIGIAAWSGVALSAVALLAGPYWLAVWLPGWTAIPASMALWLLLWGLYLSFVNAGQLFYGYGWESMLLETGFLAVFLGAGPAGPPVVVVWLVKWVCFRNMFGAGLIKLRGDECWRDLTAMDYHYETQPIPNPVSWFAHHLPDRFHRVEVLGNHVVELAVPFLLFAPQPYASLGGAAIVGFQAWLMLTGNFSWLNALTIVQAVAAFTDSVLAAAFVPVGTITAALPAGPSAVGAAPSPLIPLQIAAVALALVVAFLSVRPVQNMLSERQVMNTAYDPLSLVNTYGAFGSITRDRHELVIQGTTDERITEDTEWQTYEFQGKPTDVSQRPRQVAPYHLRLDWQLWFAAMRRTPRRVPWFTRFLGKLLAADEATLALLETDPFDGDAPTYVRVERYRYRYTTPEERAETGDWWVRNQVNTYVPPVAVEELQRG from the coding sequence GTGTTCGCCGGCCCCGAGGACTACTGGCTCGTTCGCTTCCTCCTCCAGCGCGGGCTGGCACTCCTCTACCTGCTGGCCTTCCTCGTCGCAGCCACCCAGTTCCGACCGCTCGCGGGCGAAGACGGGATCCTGCCCCTCGATCGCTACGTCGAGCACGCCGAGTTCGCCGAGCGCCCGAGCCTGTTCTACTACGTCCCCAGCGACCGCGCCATCGGGATCGCAGCCTGGAGCGGCGTCGCCCTCTCCGCGGTCGCGCTGCTCGCGGGGCCGTACTGGCTCGCGGTCTGGCTCCCCGGCTGGACCGCGATTCCGGCGTCGATGGCGCTCTGGCTCCTCCTCTGGGGCCTCTACCTCTCCTTCGTCAACGCCGGGCAGTTGTTCTATGGCTACGGCTGGGAGTCGATGTTGCTGGAAACCGGCTTCCTCGCGGTGTTCCTGGGCGCGGGCCCGGCTGGCCCGCCGGTCGTGGTCGTCTGGCTCGTGAAGTGGGTCTGCTTCCGCAACATGTTCGGAGCGGGGCTGATCAAACTCCGCGGCGACGAGTGCTGGCGCGACCTCACCGCGATGGACTACCACTACGAGACCCAGCCGATCCCGAATCCCGTCTCGTGGTTCGCCCACCACCTCCCGGATCGATTCCACCGCGTCGAGGTGCTCGGCAACCACGTCGTCGAACTCGCCGTGCCCTTCCTGCTGTTCGCGCCCCAGCCCTACGCGAGTCTCGGCGGCGCGGCCATCGTCGGTTTCCAGGCCTGGCTCATGCTGACCGGGAACTTCTCCTGGCTCAACGCGCTGACGATCGTCCAGGCCGTCGCGGCGTTCACTGACAGCGTCCTCGCCGCGGCGTTCGTTCCGGTGGGGACGATCACGGCGGCACTACCGGCAGGCCCGAGTGCCGTCGGCGCCGCGCCGTCGCCGCTGATTCCCCTCCAGATCGCCGCAGTGGCGCTCGCGCTGGTGGTCGCGTTCCTGAGCGTCAGGCCCGTCCAGAACATGCTCTCCGAGCGCCAGGTGATGAACACTGCCTACGACCCGCTCAGTCTCGTGAACACCTACGGCGCGTTCGGTTCGATCACGCGCGATCGCCACGAACTCGTGATCCAGGGGACGACCGACGAGCGGATTACCGAGGACACGGAGTGGCAAACCTACGAATTCCAGGGCAAGCCGACGGACGTGAGCCAGCGGCCACGCCAGGTCGCGCCGTATCACCTCCGACTCGACTGGCAACTCTGGTTCGCGGCGATGCGCCGGACGCCACGCCGGGTTCCGTGGTTCACCCGGTTCCTCGGAAAGCTACTCGCTGCGGACGAGGCGACCCTGGCGCTGCTCGAGACGGATCCCTTCGACGGCGATGCACCGACCTACGTCCGCGTCGAGCGCTATCGCTACCGGTACACCACGCCCGAGGAGCGGGCGGAAACCGGCGACTGGTGGGTGCGAAATCAGGTCAACACGTACGTGCCCCCGGTGGCAGTCGAGGAGCTCCAGCGCGGTTGA
- a CDS encoding thiol-disulfide oxidoreductase DCC family protein, producing MNPPTLVFDDDCGFCTYWVEFVAERSDVTIVGFSELSEDLRERLPEDYEECAHLVTDGEIYSCGAAMEQAFLMTGLGGPVADAVRFASGFEEYDRVREAGYRWVADHRATLGKFVSRPPPARSGD from the coding sequence ATGAACCCACCGACGCTGGTCTTCGACGACGACTGTGGCTTCTGTACGTACTGGGTGGAGTTCGTCGCCGAACGCTCCGACGTCACGATCGTGGGATTCTCGGAGCTCTCCGAAGACCTCCGCGAGCGGCTGCCCGAGGACTACGAGGAGTGTGCCCACCTCGTCACCGACGGCGAAATCTACTCCTGTGGCGCCGCGATGGAGCAGGCGTTCCTCATGACTGGCCTGGGCGGGCCGGTCGCCGACGCCGTCCGGTTCGCCAGCGGCTTCGAGGAGTACGACCGCGTTCGCGAGGCGGGCTACCGGTGGGTCGCGGACCACCGCGCCACGCTCGGGAAGTTCGTCTCGCGACCGCCGCCGGCGCGGAGCGGGGACTGA
- a CDS encoding RNA-binding protein: MEISSRHHLRSDEVSAIEDAMADQLGVEVDGDSYELVELADSEFDLVLVDGEPDVLYVEDEAGEAEPFLTVRGANRFEPETHVVTVDAGAVSFVSDGADVMRPGIVEADESIEEGDLVAIAEESHGKVLGIGRAMVGGEDMVGDSGKVVKSVHHVGDDLYQFVV; the protein is encoded by the coding sequence ATGGAGATCAGCTCGCGCCACCACCTGCGCAGCGACGAGGTGTCCGCGATCGAGGACGCGATGGCCGACCAACTGGGCGTCGAGGTCGACGGCGACAGCTACGAACTCGTCGAACTGGCCGACAGCGAGTTCGACCTCGTGCTCGTCGACGGCGAGCCGGACGTCCTCTACGTCGAGGACGAGGCCGGCGAGGCCGAACCGTTCCTGACCGTTCGCGGCGCGAACCGGTTCGAGCCCGAGACCCACGTCGTTACCGTCGACGCCGGCGCTGTGTCGTTCGTCTCGGACGGCGCGGACGTGATGCGGCCGGGGATCGTCGAGGCCGACGAATCGATCGAGGAAGGTGACCTCGTCGCGATCGCCGAGGAGTCACACGGCAAAGTGCTCGGCATCGGCCGCGCGATGGTCGGCGGCGAGGACATGGTCGGCGACAGCGGGAAGGTGGTGAAGTCGGTCCACCACGTCGGCGACGATCTGTACCAGTTCGTGGTCTGA
- a CDS encoding DUF1028 domain-containing protein, with the protein MTFSICVREPYTDPDGEEQYRFGVAVTTRLAAVGTLCPFANEYGAVATQSLVNVELGERGIEYLADGLHVEDALDALLAADEGSAQRQLHGVDRDGTFTFSGEECKPWYGHREEDDFTVAGNLLVGEDTIDATAEAYAESRHDEPAGPARPGTDGTDPAPLAERLIDALEAGHEAGGDKREELTVQSAALIVTRTEDREFSPSYADLRVDATETPIDDLRETYELAHDSYVQTLERYGDAYEEDDIDASGEE; encoded by the coding sequence ATGACATTCAGTATCTGCGTCCGGGAACCGTACACCGACCCCGACGGCGAGGAGCAGTACCGCTTCGGCGTTGCCGTCACCACCAGGCTCGCCGCGGTCGGAACGCTCTGCCCGTTCGCGAACGAATACGGCGCCGTCGCGACCCAGAGCCTGGTCAACGTCGAACTCGGCGAGCGCGGCATCGAGTACCTCGCCGACGGACTCCACGTCGAGGACGCCCTCGATGCCCTCCTCGCCGCGGACGAGGGTTCGGCTCAGCGCCAGCTCCACGGCGTCGACCGCGACGGCACCTTCACCTTCTCCGGCGAGGAGTGCAAACCCTGGTACGGCCACCGCGAGGAGGACGACTTCACCGTCGCCGGCAACCTGCTCGTCGGCGAGGACACGATCGACGCGACCGCCGAGGCATACGCCGAATCGCGCCACGACGAGCCTGCTGGCCCTGCCCGCCCCGGCACCGACGGTACGGACCCGGCGCCGCTCGCCGAACGACTGATCGACGCCCTCGAAGCAGGCCACGAGGCTGGCGGCGACAAGCGCGAAGAACTCACTGTCCAGTCCGCCGCACTCATCGTCACCCGAACGGAGGACCGCGAGTTCTCGCCCTCCTACGCGGACCTCCGCGTCGACGCCACGGAGACGCCGATCGACGACCTCCGCGAGACCTACGAACTCGCCCACGACAGCTACGTGCAGACCCTGGAACGCTATGGCGACGCCTACGAGGAGGACGATATCGACGCCTCGGGCGAGGAGTGA
- the sepF gene encoding cell division protein SepF, producing the protein MGLMSKILGGRGSRELDDYAELDVGGVDTTVEDASMQVYVAEIADQQDALEIKDAVYDGHLVVADITRLRTEDQTTEHIVEDLRQVADEVGGDIVKKGDDQLIVTPAGVKISREKLGSR; encoded by the coding sequence ATGGGACTGATGAGCAAGATCCTCGGCGGCCGGGGCTCCCGGGAGCTCGACGACTACGCCGAGCTCGACGTGGGCGGCGTCGACACCACGGTCGAGGACGCCTCCATGCAAGTCTACGTCGCGGAGATCGCCGACCAGCAGGACGCACTGGAGATCAAGGACGCCGTCTACGACGGCCACCTCGTCGTCGCCGACATCACCCGCCTGCGCACCGAGGACCAGACGACCGAGCACATCGTCGAGGACCTCCGGCAGGTCGCCGACGAGGTCGGCGGCGACATCGTCAAGAAGGGCGACGACCAGCTGATCGTCACGCCGGCGGGCGTGAAGATCAGCCGCGAGAAGCTCGGCAGTCGGTAA
- a CDS encoding NifU family protein, translating into MSEVRDEELAERVEEWLTRQMPIIQMHGGTSNVRKADPETGEVVIELGGGCAGCDVGDITSGNIEQELITWDEIEEVTVRVPESGESFGVDQEESIMGIDRTEGGRGDVKGSRWS; encoded by the coding sequence ATGAGCGAGGTCCGCGACGAGGAACTGGCCGAGCGGGTCGAGGAGTGGCTCACTCGCCAGATGCCGATCATCCAGATGCACGGCGGGACCTCGAACGTGCGAAAGGCCGACCCCGAGACCGGCGAAGTCGTCATCGAACTCGGCGGCGGCTGTGCCGGCTGTGACGTCGGTGACATCACGTCGGGCAACATCGAGCAGGAGCTGATCACCTGGGACGAGATCGAGGAGGTCACCGTCCGTGTCCCCGAGAGTGGCGAGTCCTTCGGCGTCGATCAGGAGGAGTCGATCATGGGTATCGACCGGACCGAGGGCGGCCGCGGCGACGTGAAGGGCAGCCGCTGGTCCTGA
- a CDS encoding LVIVD repeat-containing protein, producing MRRRDVLAGLAGAAGAIGVYGAASVLTSGDPGSYEPLGSVDLEGTRELVSSDDGSTAFLAVDDGIATVDCSTPSDPTVLAERRGVLADDPDGPLGLVWDVSLSGDRLLAAGPAQPVPGSALQAALLFDVADPADPQLLDVYSTEFPIHNCYLEDGYAYLTAYDGEGNPLVICDAGDGVLTEVGRWSLFDHDPAWSDVHTALRQLHDVTVQDGVAYLPYWDAGTYLVDVSDPTAPSYLGHTSVRGRSAMTDVGLVEIQRGLLAPPGNSHFVTPDESGDLIAVGREAWAVPQGDCSVGGPAGIDLYDASDPTEITHHATIDPPESYANTRSGWFTTAHNVDLRDGRCYSSWYFGGVKVHDVSNPGAPEELTWWRKPEETSFWTAQHAVPGEYFLASSADDAAGYADSIPGRVYVFPDREGRQPNAPELTAPPEGEQRLREC from the coding sequence ATGCGACGACGCGACGTGCTCGCTGGACTCGCCGGTGCTGCGGGAGCGATCGGGGTCTACGGCGCTGCCTCGGTACTGACGAGTGGGGATCCTGGCTCGTACGAGCCGCTCGGCTCCGTCGACCTCGAGGGCACGCGGGAGCTGGTGTCGAGCGACGACGGCTCGACGGCCTTCCTCGCCGTTGACGACGGCATCGCGACCGTCGATTGCTCCACGCCCAGTGACCCGACGGTCCTCGCCGAACGCCGCGGCGTCCTCGCCGACGACCCCGACGGGCCGCTCGGCCTCGTCTGGGACGTCTCGCTGTCGGGCGATCGCCTGCTCGCCGCCGGTCCCGCCCAGCCCGTTCCCGGCTCCGCCCTCCAGGCTGCCCTCCTCTTCGACGTCGCGGATCCGGCCGATCCGCAGCTTCTCGACGTCTACAGCACGGAGTTCCCGATCCACAACTGCTATCTCGAGGACGGGTACGCCTACCTCACGGCGTACGACGGGGAGGGGAACCCCCTCGTGATCTGCGATGCCGGGGATGGAGTGCTCACGGAGGTCGGTCGCTGGTCGCTGTTCGACCACGATCCCGCGTGGTCGGACGTCCACACGGCGCTCCGGCAACTCCACGACGTCACCGTCCAGGACGGCGTCGCGTACCTGCCCTACTGGGACGCGGGAACCTACCTCGTTGACGTGAGCGACCCCACCGCACCGAGCTACCTCGGACACACCAGCGTCCGCGGACGCTCGGCGATGACGGACGTCGGACTCGTCGAGATCCAGCGGGGACTCCTCGCGCCGCCGGGGAACAGTCACTTCGTCACCCCAGACGAGTCCGGCGACCTGATCGCCGTCGGTCGGGAGGCCTGGGCGGTTCCACAGGGCGATTGCTCGGTCGGCGGCCCCGCGGGGATCGACCTCTACGACGCGAGCGACCCGACCGAGATCACCCACCACGCGACGATCGACCCGCCCGAGTCCTACGCGAATACGCGGAGCGGCTGGTTCACGACCGCGCACAACGTCGACCTCCGGGACGGCCGGTGCTACTCCTCGTGGTACTTCGGCGGCGTGAAGGTCCACGACGTGAGCAATCCGGGGGCGCCCGAGGAGCTTACCTGGTGGCGAAAGCCCGAGGAAACGTCGTTCTGGACCGCCCAGCACGCCGTCCCCGGCGAGTACTTCCTCGCGAGCAGTGCCGACGACGCCGCCGGCTACGCCGATTCGATCCCCGGCCGCGTCTACGTCTTTCCGGATCGCGAGGGGCGCCAGCCGAACGCGCCCGAACTGACGGCGCCACCGGAGGGCGAGCAGCGACTTCGGGAGTGCTGA
- a CDS encoding GTPase — protein sequence MIFEGLPGTPTAEELEDQAFSRAARAGRAKSGVDAQLSMLQTAANVIGDNLENVVKGWPDFELMDPFYYELADAVLAGEGVVRRTRDGEGNVEETTGIDALRQALSQVSWASRKATELRDEYQPRVHGGGNTARKHRKQAFARLADVVEQVDDDLTLIRDAREHLRTLPELNPEEPAIVVAGYPNVGKSSFVNAVTRARNETAAYPFTTTGIGVGHFERDHVRYQLVDTPGLLDRPAEERNEIETQAVSALEHLADCVLVFLDASEAAGYPIEDQVALYEDVAEEFEVPVVSVCNKSDLSTDVEADHYVSVTGDEGLDELLDDAVERIGFEPELPYDG from the coding sequence ATGATATTCGAGGGGCTCCCCGGAACGCCGACCGCCGAGGAGCTCGAGGACCAGGCGTTCTCCCGGGCGGCCCGAGCGGGGCGGGCGAAGTCGGGCGTCGACGCCCAGCTCTCGATGCTCCAGACGGCGGCGAACGTGATCGGCGACAATCTCGAGAACGTGGTGAAGGGCTGGCCGGACTTCGAGCTGATGGACCCGTTCTACTACGAACTCGCCGACGCCGTACTTGCCGGAGAGGGAGTCGTCCGCCGGACGCGGGACGGCGAGGGCAACGTCGAGGAGACGACCGGGATCGACGCGCTCCGGCAGGCGCTCTCACAGGTGAGCTGGGCAAGCCGGAAGGCCACCGAGCTTCGCGACGAGTACCAGCCACGCGTCCACGGCGGCGGCAACACCGCCCGGAAGCACCGCAAGCAGGCGTTCGCACGGCTCGCCGACGTCGTCGAGCAGGTCGACGACGATCTGACGCTGATCCGCGACGCCCGCGAGCACCTCCGGACGCTGCCCGAACTGAACCCCGAGGAACCGGCGATCGTCGTCGCCGGCTATCCCAACGTCGGCAAGTCCTCCTTCGTCAACGCCGTGACGCGGGCGCGGAACGAGACCGCGGCCTATCCGTTCACGACGACCGGCATCGGCGTCGGTCACTTCGAGCGCGACCACGTCCGCTACCAGCTCGTCGACACCCCCGGTCTTCTCGATCGGCCCGCCGAGGAGCGCAACGAGATCGAAACCCAGGCGGTCAGCGCGCTGGAGCACCTCGCGGACTGCGTCCTCGTCTTCCTCGACGCCTCCGAGGCCGCCGGCTACCCCATCGAGGACCAAGTCGCACTCTACGAGGACGTCGCCGAGGAGTTCGAGGTCCCCGTCGTCTCCGTCTGCAACAAGAGCGATCTCTCGACCGACGTCGAGGCCGACCACTACGTCAGCGTGACCGGGGACGAGGGCCTCGACGAGCTGCTCGACGACGCAGTCGAGCGGATCGGTTTCGAGCCCGAGCTTCCCTACGACGGCTGA